One region of Manis pentadactyla isolate mManPen7 chromosome 9, mManPen7.hap1, whole genome shotgun sequence genomic DNA includes:
- the LOC118929746 gene encoding serum amyloid A-4 protein-like: MKIFTGVIFCSLVLGVSSESWYSFFKEAVQGAWDLSRAYWDQQVANHQHSDQYFYARGNYDASKRGPGGIWAAKVISLARDSLQGLFNRYYFGSSSRGLEDLQAKRKAEEWGRSGKDPNHFRPSGLPKEY, encoded by the exons ATGAAGATTTTCACAGGCGTCATTTTCTGTTCCTTGGTCTTGGGAGTCAGCAGTGAAAGCTGGTATTCATTCTTCAAGGAGGCTGTGCAAG GGGCTTGGGACTTGTCCAGAGCCTATTGGGACCAGCAAGTGGCCAATCACCAACATTCAGACCAATATTTCTATGCCCGGGGAAACTATGATGCTTCAAAAAGGGGCCCCGGGGGCATCTGGGCTGCTAAAGTGATCAG cctTGCCAGGGACTCTCTGCAGGGACTCTTCAACCGGTACTACTTTGGAAGCAGCAGCAGAGGCTTGGAGGACTTACAGGCCAAACGGAAAGCTGAGGAGTGGGGCCGGAGCGGCAAAGACCCCAATCACTTCAGGCCTTCTGGCTTGCCTAAGGAATACTGA